The following proteins come from a genomic window of Sphingosinicella flava:
- a CDS encoding protein-L-isoaspartate O-methyltransferase family protein, whose amino-acid sequence MSEQNFDEMRRMMVASQLRTTGVNNPRVLAAMGAVPRERFVPADRAELAYADTLIPLGNGRQLNTPMSFGRLLSEAGPQPVDRALLIGAATGYAAAVLDRLVASVVAVEEDPALAALAGQALAGTGVKLVEGPLERGYERGGPYDLILIDGAVEFVPDAIVEQLDGNGRLAAALIDGGVARLSVGRKAGGGFGMVSLSDAASAVLPGFAKPRVFSF is encoded by the coding sequence ATGAGCGAGCAGAATTTCGACGAAATGCGGCGTATGATGGTGGCGAGTCAGCTTCGCACCACGGGCGTCAACAATCCGCGCGTCCTTGCCGCGATGGGCGCGGTGCCGCGCGAGCGGTTCGTGCCGGCCGATCGCGCCGAACTGGCTTATGCCGACACGCTGATCCCGCTCGGTAACGGACGCCAGCTCAACACGCCCATGTCGTTCGGACGCCTGCTGTCCGAAGCCGGTCCCCAGCCGGTGGATCGCGCGCTGCTGATCGGCGCGGCGACAGGCTATGCGGCCGCCGTTCTCGACCGGCTTGTGGCTTCGGTCGTGGCGGTCGAGGAGGATCCGGCGCTTGCCGCACTGGCGGGCCAGGCCCTGGCTGGAACCGGCGTAAAGCTGGTCGAAGGGCCGCTCGAAAGGGGTTATGAACGCGGCGGCCCCTATGATCTTATCCTGATCGACGGCGCCGTGGAATTCGTGCCGGATGCCATCGTCGAACAATTGGACGGCAATGGCCGCCTGGCGGCTGCGCTTATCGATGGCGGCGTGGCGCGCCTTTCGGTGGGCCGCAAGGCGGGCGGCGGTTTTGGAATGGTCTCGCTGTCCGACGCCGCTTCGGCCGTTCTTCCGGGCTTTGCAAAGCCGCGGGTCTTCAGTTTCTAA
- a CDS encoding gamma carbonic anhydrase family protein, translating into MEGVSIIPFGGKAPRIHPTAFVAPGVRLIGDVEIGPEASIWYNCVIRADVNRIRIGARTNVQDGTVIHCDSPKPGQPDGHPTIIGDDVLIGHMAMVHGCILHDRAFVGLGAIVMDGCTIESSGMLAAGGMLTPGRTIPARQLWAGRPARHLRDIPEDGLQAQQAGVAHYVALARRHAEAVAASV; encoded by the coding sequence ATGGAAGGGGTGAGTATCATACCATTCGGCGGAAAGGCGCCGCGCATCCACCCCACGGCCTTCGTCGCGCCGGGCGTCAGGTTGATCGGCGATGTCGAAATTGGGCCGGAAGCATCCATCTGGTATAATTGCGTGATCCGCGCCGATGTGAACCGCATTCGCATCGGCGCCCGCACCAATGTTCAGGACGGCACGGTCATCCATTGCGATTCTCCCAAGCCCGGGCAGCCGGACGGACATCCGACAATCATCGGCGATGATGTGCTGATCGGTCACATGGCGATGGTGCATGGCTGTATCCTGCACGACCGCGCCTTCGTCGGCCTTGGCGCCATCGTCATGGACGGCTGCACGATCGAAAGCAGTGGCATGCTGGCGGCGGGCGGGATGCTGACGCCGGGCCGGACGATACCGGCAAGGCAGCTTTGGGCGGGACGGCCGGCCCGGCACCTCCGCGATATTCCAGAAGATGGGCTGCAGGCCCAGCAAGCGGGCGTCGCCCATTATGTCGCACTGGCCCGGAGGCATGCCGAAGCGGTCGCAGCGTCCGTCTAA
- a CDS encoding GNAT family N-acetyltransferase: MRTAPGETVIETDRLILRNWRDGDAESFDRHCNNANVMRWLGGVQSRTVYDEVAARLTRWQEERGFTFWVVERKADAAFLGFCGIKIADGMDSSVTGCPEIGWRLREDAWGQGYAREAASAALAFAFGPLGAQKVVALTVNGNEASWGLMLRLGMTRRADLDYIDPRWPESMNPVIVYEMERDGWKG, from the coding sequence ATGCGAACCGCGCCTGGCGAGACCGTGATCGAAACCGATCGGCTGATCCTGCGGAATTGGCGGGACGGCGATGCCGAATCGTTCGACCGCCATTGCAATAATGCGAATGTGATGCGTTGGCTGGGGGGCGTGCAAAGCCGGACAGTCTATGATGAGGTGGCGGCGCGCCTGACCCGCTGGCAAGAGGAGCGCGGCTTCACCTTCTGGGTCGTGGAACGCAAGGCCGACGCCGCCTTTCTCGGCTTTTGCGGCATCAAGATTGCCGACGGCATGGACAGCAGCGTCACGGGTTGCCCCGAAATCGGCTGGCGCCTGAGGGAGGATGCCTGGGGGCAGGGTTACGCCCGGGAAGCGGCCAGCGCGGCACTTGCCTTCGCCTTCGGACCGCTGGGCGCCCAAAAGGTCGTGGCATTGACCGTCAATGGCAATGAAGCGAGCTGGGGCCTCATGCTTCGCCTCGGCATGACACGGCGCGCCGACCTTGATTATATCGATCCGCGCTGGCCCGAAAGCATGAACCCCGTCATCGTCTACGAAATGGAGAGAGATGGATGGAAGGGGTGA
- a CDS encoding valine--tRNA ligase produces the protein MTDLPKTFDPAEIEARWYPYWEEKGLFRPERPGAEPWTLVNPPPNVTGSLHIGHALDNTLQDILVRHARLKGKDARWVVGTDHAGIATQMVVERQLNERQQKRTDFTREEFVAKVWEWKEESGGEITRQLRRLGCSMDWAEERFTMDEGFSKAVLKVFVELYNQGLLYRDKRLVNWDPGLGTAISDLEVETREVAGKFYRLRYPLEDGSGFIEVATTRPETMLADMAVAVHPDDDRYKALIGKQVRLPITGRLIPIVADEHADPELGSGAVKITPGHDFNDFEVGKRAGIKPADMLNMLDAKARVIQTSAGGIPDELRGLPANDQKAEQDARRLVVLRLKEGGFLVPHVDKDGVEHDAEPRTIQTPFGDRSGVVIEPWLTDQWYVDAATLAKPAIEAVRSGATKIVPKSWEKTYFHWMENIQPWCVSRQLWWGHQIPAWYDDQGKVYVAETEAEAQAEAGEGVTLRRDPDVLDTWFSSALWPFATLGWPENTDPTLGGRYPNDVLISGFDILFFWDARMMMQGLHFMKEVPFKTLYLHGLVRAADGQKMSKSKGNTVDPLGLIDKYGADALRFFMAAMESQGRDIKMDEKRIEGYRNFATKLWNAARFCQSNGIGASAHLEPPAATLAVNRWIIAETVATVQALDIALAELRFDEAANTIYQFVWSRFCDWYLELIKPVLQGEGAEGADETRAVAGWALDQILVMLHPFMPFITEELWSKMGPRDHDLIVAQWSMADARAIDPEAAKEIDWLIRLVSEIRAARTELNVPPGKEIFLQISDLNNEATRERLEGNQAALKRLARTQYTPFIHGDLATGGSIQVIVDQDVFVMPLQGVVDLEAERARLAKAIAVAEKERDSLAGRLSNPAFVEKAKPEAVEKARADHADKAAEAERLAAALARLG, from the coding sequence ATGACCGACCTTCCGAAAACGTTCGACCCGGCCGAGATCGAGGCCCGCTGGTATCCTTATTGGGAAGAGAAAGGGCTGTTTCGTCCCGAACGGCCTGGCGCTGAACCGTGGACCCTGGTCAACCCGCCGCCCAACGTGACGGGCAGCCTCCATATCGGCCACGCGCTCGACAATACTTTGCAGGACATCCTCGTTCGCCACGCCCGCCTCAAGGGCAAGGACGCGCGCTGGGTGGTCGGCACCGATCATGCCGGCATCGCGACGCAGATGGTGGTCGAGCGGCAGCTGAACGAACGTCAGCAGAAACGCACCGATTTCACGCGCGAGGAATTCGTCGCGAAGGTGTGGGAGTGGAAGGAAGAGAGCGGCGGGGAGATTACCCGCCAGCTCCGCCGCCTCGGCTGCTCGATGGATTGGGCGGAAGAGCGCTTCACGATGGACGAGGGCTTTTCCAAGGCTGTCCTCAAGGTGTTCGTGGAGCTTTACAATCAAGGTCTGCTCTATCGCGACAAGCGCCTGGTGAATTGGGATCCGGGCCTCGGCACCGCCATCAGCGACCTGGAAGTCGAAACGCGCGAAGTGGCGGGGAAATTCTACCGGCTGCGCTATCCGCTCGAGGATGGCAGCGGTTTCATCGAAGTCGCGACGACGCGTCCGGAAACGATGCTCGCCGATATGGCGGTCGCGGTCCATCCCGACGATGATCGCTACAAGGCGCTGATCGGCAAGCAGGTGCGGCTGCCGATCACCGGCCGCCTGATCCCGATCGTCGCCGACGAACATGCCGATCCGGAACTCGGGAGCGGCGCGGTGAAGATCACCCCGGGTCACGATTTCAACGATTTCGAAGTCGGCAAGCGGGCAGGGATCAAGCCCGCCGACATGCTCAACATGCTGGATGCCAAGGCGCGCGTGATCCAGACCAGCGCCGGAGGCATTCCCGACGAGTTGCGGGGTCTGCCCGCCAACGACCAGAAGGCCGAGCAGGACGCCCGCCGCCTGGTGGTCCTGCGCTTGAAGGAGGGCGGCTTCCTCGTCCCGCATGTCGACAAGGACGGGGTCGAGCACGACGCCGAACCCCGCACGATCCAGACCCCGTTCGGCGACCGTTCGGGGGTGGTGATCGAGCCGTGGCTGACCGACCAATGGTATGTCGATGCCGCAACGCTCGCCAAGCCGGCGATCGAGGCTGTCCGATCGGGCGCGACCAAGATTGTGCCGAAGAGCTGGGAAAAAACCTATTTCCACTGGATGGAAAATATCCAGCCCTGGTGCGTCTCTCGCCAGCTTTGGTGGGGGCATCAGATTCCGGCGTGGTATGACGACCAGGGCAAAGTCTATGTCGCCGAAACGGAAGCGGAAGCGCAAGCCGAGGCGGGCGAAGGCGTCACGCTCCGCCGCGATCCCGACGTCCTCGACACTTGGTTCTCCTCGGCGCTCTGGCCGTTCGCCACGCTCGGCTGGCCGGAGAACACCGATCCTACCCTTGGCGGACGCTATCCCAACGATGTGCTGATCTCCGGCTTCGACATTCTGTTCTTCTGGGATGCGCGGATGATGATGCAGGGTTTGCACTTCATGAAGGAAGTGCCGTTCAAGACCTTGTATCTCCACGGCCTTGTCCGCGCGGCGGACGGGCAGAAGATGTCCAAATCCAAGGGCAATACGGTCGATCCGCTGGGCCTGATCGACAAATATGGCGCCGATGCGCTGCGCTTCTTCATGGCTGCGATGGAAAGCCAGGGCCGCGACATCAAGATGGATGAGAAGCGCATCGAGGGCTATCGCAATTTCGCGACGAAGCTGTGGAATGCCGCGCGCTTCTGCCAGTCGAACGGCATCGGCGCGAGTGCGCATCTCGAGCCGCCCGCCGCGACCCTCGCCGTCAATCGCTGGATCATCGCGGAGACGGTGGCCACCGTTCAGGCTCTCGATATCGCGCTCGCCGAGCTGCGCTTCGACGAGGCGGCGAACACCATTTATCAGTTCGTCTGGAGCCGCTTCTGCGATTGGTATCTGGAACTCATCAAGCCGGTGCTGCAGGGCGAGGGAGCGGAAGGCGCCGATGAGACCCGCGCGGTTGCGGGTTGGGCGCTCGACCAGATCCTGGTCATGCTCCACCCCTTCATGCCCTTCATCACCGAAGAGCTTTGGTCGAAGATGGGGCCGCGCGACCATGACCTGATCGTCGCGCAATGGTCGATGGCCGACGCCCGCGCCATTGATCCGGAAGCGGCAAAGGAAATCGACTGGCTGATCCGGCTGGTGAGCGAAATTCGTGCCGCACGGACGGAGTTGAACGTGCCGCCGGGAAAGGAGATATTCCTGCAGATCTCTGACTTGAACAATGAAGCGACACGAGAGCGACTTGAGGGAAATCAGGCGGCCCTAAAGCGGCTGGCGCGAACGCAGTATACGCCGTTTATTCATGGTGATCTTGCTACAGGTGGATCAATTCAAGTGATCGTTGATCAAGACGTTTTTGTCATGCCCCTCCAGGGTGTCGTCGACCTCGAAGCCGAGCGTGCCCGCCTCGCTAAGGCCATTGCGGTGGCGGAGAAGGAGCGGGATAGCCTTGCTGGACGCCTGTCCAATCCGGCCTTCGTCGAAAAGGCGAAGCCGGAAGCGGTGGAAAAGGCCCGCGCCGATCATGCGGATAAGGCGGCAGAAGCGGAGCGCCTTGCCGCGGCGTTGGCGCGACTAGGTTGA
- a CDS encoding diacylglycerol/lipid kinase family protein, with amino-acid sequence MEATRPVPKEAVLVVNAHSRRGEALFQEAKAKLEAAGIRLIAAHPIKDPSQLDITVREAVLAGAPMVIVGGGDGSLSSTVDDLVGRDCVFALLPLGTANSFARTLGIPLTLDGAIETIATGTRRRIDLGIINGDYFANCAAMGLSPMIGEGIPHKLKRTLGRVGYFLWAMWCFVRFRPFRLTVHDGKEKRTLWATEVRIANGRYHGGVELIEDADVESGEIVVQAVTGRSSLRLAWDWFAKYFKLPHRQAVTEEFHGQRIEIDTKPRQKISIDGEVLAKTPAVAEIAHRAIEVVVPRG; translated from the coding sequence GTGGAAGCGACCCGCCCCGTCCCCAAAGAAGCCGTCCTCGTCGTCAATGCCCATTCCCGTCGGGGCGAAGCCCTTTTCCAGGAAGCGAAGGCGAAGCTGGAAGCGGCGGGCATCCGTCTCATCGCGGCGCATCCGATAAAGGATCCGAGCCAGCTCGACATCACGGTGCGCGAAGCCGTCCTGGCAGGTGCGCCCATGGTGATCGTCGGCGGAGGCGATGGCTCCCTCTCCTCCACGGTGGACGATCTGGTCGGCCGCGACTGCGTGTTCGCGCTCCTGCCATTGGGCACGGCGAACAGCTTCGCCCGCACGCTCGGTATTCCCCTGACGCTGGACGGCGCGATAGAGACGATCGCGACGGGCACGCGGCGGCGGATCGACCTCGGCATCATCAACGGCGATTATTTCGCGAATTGCGCGGCCATGGGCCTGTCGCCGATGATCGGCGAAGGCATTCCGCACAAGCTGAAACGCACGCTCGGTCGGGTGGGATATTTCCTCTGGGCAATGTGGTGCTTTGTCCGCTTTCGCCCTTTCCGCCTCACCGTTCACGACGGAAAGGAGAAGCGCACGCTCTGGGCGACCGAAGTGCGGATCGCCAACGGCCGCTATCATGGTGGCGTGGAATTGATCGAGGATGCGGACGTGGAAAGCGGCGAGATCGTCGTTCAGGCGGTCACCGGCCGCAGCAGCCTGCGCCTCGCCTGGGACTGGTTCGCCAAATATTTCAAGCTTCCCCACCGTCAGGCGGTAACCGAGGAATTTCACGGGCAACGGATCGAGATCGATACAAAGCCCCGCCAAAAAATCTCGATCGACGGCGAAGTGTTGGCAAAGACGCCGGCGGTGGCGGAAATTGCCCACCGCGCCATCGAGGTCGTGGTGCCGCGCGGCTGA
- a CDS encoding spermidine synthase, with protein sequence MDEAIAPGPLERFARPLFVATIVTGSFLLFLTQPMIARMALPRLGGAPAVWNSAMLVYQMLLLGGYAWAHWLTRFQPPRQAGLHLTAFAIAALWLPIGLNHAVPPGTVSPTLWVPLFLVSSMGPLFFVVSAQAPLMQRWYALESERGDPYALYAASNLGSFAGLLTYPLLVEPVMSLHAQSWLWSGGYTLLSLLLIACAITVRHAHARAEPAPESPMPTRRRILHWMALAAVPSGLMLSTTTHLTTDIVAMPLLWVVPLGLYLLSFVIAFATRRGIADAVTRLAPIIILICGGFAFLDGSRHAMTSAGLGIVLLFTIAVALHGELYRLRPPSDRLTVFYLTMSVGGMLGGVFCALVAPAIFDWAYEHPILILAGAALVPQTPFWPGVMRLRPAIVAAFLILAFALSFAADDILWQGVSPLWALLATTAIALLAVAAVGRRWLFTALLAALMLSHGGWSILNISRFDTRIRSYFGIYSVGDRDGARVLTHGTTLHGIQDMRPGRLTQPTTYYAPRSGVGQVLSNADSLFGQGARVGVVGLGTGTLSCYARPGQQWTFFEIDPKMVRLARESGYFTFLGNCAPDARMVIGDARISLGQEPGNRLDILAIDAFSSDAVPMHLLTREAVRVYGRALRQDGVLLFHVSNRYIDLEPVVAAAALAEGWHSALHFYAPTKKEKADFATVSVWIALSRDPAKLRTVTSLAEAGNEWEKLPARPGFAGWTDDYASILPLLKLWDD encoded by the coding sequence ATGGATGAGGCGATTGCGCCGGGGCCGCTGGAACGGTTCGCCCGGCCCCTGTTCGTGGCGACGATCGTCACCGGATCGTTCCTGCTGTTCCTGACCCAGCCGATGATCGCGCGCATGGCCCTGCCGCGTCTCGGCGGCGCGCCGGCCGTTTGGAACAGCGCGATGCTGGTCTATCAGATGCTGCTCCTCGGCGGCTATGCCTGGGCGCATTGGCTGACCCGGTTCCAGCCGCCGCGGCAGGCAGGTCTCCATCTGACGGCCTTCGCCATCGCTGCCTTGTGGTTGCCGATCGGCCTCAACCATGCCGTTCCACCCGGCACGGTATCGCCCACGCTTTGGGTGCCGCTGTTTTTGGTAAGTTCCATGGGGCCACTTTTCTTCGTGGTATCGGCGCAAGCACCGCTCATGCAGCGCTGGTATGCGTTGGAAAGCGAGCGCGGCGACCCTTATGCTCTCTACGCCGCTTCGAATCTTGGCAGCTTCGCGGGGTTGCTCACCTATCCGCTGCTGGTCGAGCCAGTGATGAGCCTGCACGCTCAAAGCTGGCTCTGGAGCGGCGGTTATACCTTGCTGTCGTTGCTGTTGATCGCCTGTGCGATCACCGTGCGGCATGCGCATGCCCGCGCCGAACCCGCGCCGGAATCGCCGATGCCAACGCGTCGCCGGATCCTGCACTGGATGGCGCTTGCCGCCGTTCCGTCGGGCCTGATGCTGTCGACGACGACTCATCTCACCACCGACATCGTCGCCATGCCGCTTCTGTGGGTCGTGCCGCTCGGCCTCTATCTGCTGAGTTTCGTCATCGCCTTCGCGACCCGTCGCGGCATTGCGGATGCGGTCACGCGCCTTGCCCCGATCATCATCCTGATCTGCGGCGGCTTCGCCTTTCTCGACGGCAGCCGCCACGCCATGACGTCGGCCGGGCTTGGCATCGTCCTCCTCTTCACCATCGCCGTCGCCTTGCACGGGGAATTATACCGCTTGCGTCCGCCGTCCGACCGGCTGACCGTTTTCTATCTCACCATGTCGGTCGGGGGCATGCTCGGCGGCGTTTTCTGCGCGCTCGTGGCGCCCGCCATTTTCGACTGGGCCTATGAGCATCCGATCCTGATCCTTGCCGGGGCGGCGCTGGTGCCGCAAACGCCGTTTTGGCCCGGAGTCATGCGCTTGCGCCCGGCGATCGTCGCGGCCTTCCTGATCCTCGCCTTCGCCCTCTCCTTCGCTGCCGACGATATTCTATGGCAGGGCGTGTCGCCGCTCTGGGCGTTGCTCGCCACCACGGCCATCGCGCTGTTGGCGGTCGCGGCGGTCGGGCGCCGCTGGCTCTTCACGGCCCTGCTCGCGGCATTGATGCTGAGCCATGGCGGCTGGTCGATCCTCAACATCTCCCGCTTCGACACCCGGATCCGGAGCTATTTCGGTATCTATTCGGTGGGGGATCGGGACGGAGCGCGCGTCTTGACCCATGGCACCACCTTGCACGGCATTCAGGACATGCGGCCCGGCCGCCTGACCCAGCCGACGACTTATTATGCGCCGCGGTCCGGGGTGGGACAGGTGTTATCGAATGCGGACTCCCTATTCGGGCAAGGTGCGCGGGTCGGCGTCGTCGGCCTCGGGACCGGAACCCTGTCCTGCTATGCCCGGCCCGGTCAGCAATGGACTTTCTTCGAAATCGATCCGAAGATGGTGCGGCTGGCGCGGGAAAGCGGCTATTTCACCTTCCTCGGCAATTGCGCGCCGGACGCTCGCATGGTGATCGGCGATGCGCGGATCAGCCTGGGGCAGGAACCCGGGAACAGGCTCGATATTCTCGCCATCGACGCCTTTTCGTCCGACGCGGTGCCCATGCACTTGCTGACCCGGGAAGCGGTGCGGGTGTATGGACGCGCGCTCCGGCAGGACGGCGTCCTGCTCTTCCACGTGTCCAACCGCTATATCGATCTCGAACCGGTCGTCGCGGCTGCAGCGCTGGCGGAGGGTTGGCACAGCGCGCTCCATTTCTACGCGCCGACCAAGAAGGAAAAGGCGGATTTCGCGACCGTTTCCGTCTGGATCGCCTTGTCCCGCGATCCGGCCAAGCTCCGCACGGTCACCAGCCTGGCCGAAGCCGGCAACGAATGGGAAAAGCTCCCGGCGCGTCCGGGCTTCGCCGGCTGGACGGACGATTATGCCTCCATCCTGCCGCTCCTCAAGCTGTGGGACGATTGA
- a CDS encoding DUF2497 domain-containing protein, producing the protein MADVNNDPSMEEILASIKKVIAEEVPPPSSRARARRVEAGEAEDVLELNQPADIGEPLMSDNAAQSSRHALSTLSEIAQQNPLAAVGEGPLEAVVRDMLRPLLKQWLDERLPEMVEDMVKREIARITGRDI; encoded by the coding sequence ATGGCAGACGTGAACAACGATCCATCCATGGAGGAGATTCTCGCCTCCATCAAAAAGGTGATCGCCGAGGAAGTACCGCCCCCTTCCTCAAGGGCGCGGGCGCGCCGCGTCGAGGCTGGGGAAGCGGAAGATGTGCTGGAACTCAACCAGCCTGCCGATATTGGCGAGCCGCTTATGTCGGACAACGCCGCCCAGTCGAGCCGCCATGCGCTCAGCACTTTAAGCGAGATTGCCCAGCAAAATCCCCTTGCAGCGGTGGGTGAAGGGCCGTTGGAAGCGGTCGTCCGCGACATGCTCCGTCCATTGCTGAAGCAGTGGCTCGACGAACGGCTGCCCGAAATGGTCGAGGATATGGTGAAGCGCGAGATCGCGCGGATCACCGGCCGCGACATCTAA
- the hemB gene encoding porphobilinogen synthase: protein MNPASFPALRMRRSRSSAWSRALVAETVLTPADLIWPLFVTDGQGVEEPIATLPGVSRWSVDRLVERAREARDLGIPCIALFPNTPRELRTERGEEALNPDNLMCRAIKTVKNAVPEIGILTDVALDPYTANGHDGLVDEAGYVLNDETSKVLVEQALVQARAGADVVAPSDMMDGRVGAIRSALEQEGHVNVRIMAYAAKYASAFYGPFRDAVGSRGLLKGDKKNYQMDPANAEEALREVALDLAEGADWVMVKPGLPYLDIVRRVKDRFEAPVFAYQVSGEYAMIEAAAAAGMGDRDALVLETLIAFKRAGASGILSYHAPLAARLLADG, encoded by the coding sequence ATGAACCCCGCATCCTTTCCCGCTCTCCGCATGCGCCGGTCCCGCTCGTCAGCCTGGAGCCGCGCGCTGGTCGCGGAGACGGTGCTGACCCCAGCCGACCTGATCTGGCCCTTGTTCGTCACGGACGGACAGGGGGTAGAGGAGCCGATCGCGACCCTGCCGGGCGTGTCGCGCTGGTCGGTCGACCGGCTGGTCGAACGGGCACGGGAAGCGCGCGATCTTGGCATCCCCTGCATCGCTTTATTCCCCAACACACCGCGCGAATTGCGGACCGAGCGGGGTGAAGAGGCACTCAATCCGGATAATCTCATGTGCCGCGCGATCAAGACGGTTAAAAACGCGGTTCCAGAGATCGGAATTCTAACCGACGTCGCGCTCGATCCTTATACCGCGAACGGCCATGACGGCCTCGTCGATGAGGCGGGTTATGTCCTCAATGACGAGACCAGCAAGGTTCTGGTCGAACAGGCGCTGGTCCAAGCGCGAGCTGGGGCGGATGTCGTCGCGCCATCCGACATGATGGACGGCCGCGTCGGCGCCATCCGTTCAGCGCTCGAACAGGAAGGCCATGTGAACGTCCGCATCATGGCCTATGCTGCCAAATATGCGAGCGCCTTCTATGGGCCGTTCCGCGACGCCGTCGGCTCGCGCGGCCTGCTGAAGGGCGACAAGAAAAACTACCAGATGGATCCCGCCAATGCCGAGGAGGCATTGCGCGAAGTGGCATTGGACCTCGCCGAGGGCGCAGACTGGGTCATGGTGAAGCCGGGGCTTCCCTATCTCGACATCGTAAGGCGCGTGAAGGATCGCTTCGAAGCGCCTGTTTTCGCTTATCAAGTGTCGGGCGAATATGCGATGATCGAGGCGGCTGCCGCCGCGGGCATGGGCGATCGCGACGCGCTCGTCCTCGAAACCCTGATCGCCTTCAAGCGCGCCGGGGCCTCCGGCATCCTTTCCTATCACGCACCGCTGGCGGCCCGGCTTCTCGCTGATGGATGA
- a CDS encoding TolC family outer membrane protein, which produces MMRGGFLMAASALALATGGIASADTLREALVRTYNTNPTLTGQRAQLRTLDEGVAIARAAGRPQVTANAGFNQDITKTGGGTGRNLNASVELGYPLFNGGSVRNQIRAADERVLAGRATLRATEGDIFTEAVGAYMDVIRDRSIVELNQNQVRVLETNLQASRDRFEVGDLTRTDVAQSEARLALARSNLETAEGQLTASEENYRRVIGTMPDDLAPPPPLPPLPMTADQAVETALQNNSDLVAVAAQIRAAGLDVRVAQAGRLPTVSAVASGRATNYLGTADDQFGGGSSVDNTQTATGAGVQARIPLYQGGLVGARVRQSQAVQSRLLEQGVEIERAVVAQTRAAFARYRAALDTIESNEIAVSANSLALEGTRAEQTVGTRNVLDVLNAEQELLNSQVALVTARRDAYVAGFALLNAMGQAEIEDLNLDGGTALYDPVANYDRVSRRWSDWSQDETPTPVATRTVVGPVDPDASTTPVTPPAQ; this is translated from the coding sequence ATGATGCGGGGTGGTTTCTTGATGGCGGCAAGCGCATTGGCGTTGGCGACCGGCGGCATTGCCAGTGCGGATACGCTTCGCGAGGCGCTGGTCCGGACCTACAATACCAATCCCACGCTGACCGGGCAGCGGGCGCAGCTCCGCACGCTGGACGAGGGGGTCGCCATCGCCCGCGCGGCGGGGCGCCCGCAAGTCACGGCAAATGCGGGCTTCAATCAGGACATCACCAAGACCGGCGGCGGCACCGGCCGCAATCTCAATGCCAGCGTCGAATTGGGCTACCCCTTGTTCAACGGCGGATCGGTCCGCAACCAGATCCGGGCGGCCGATGAGCGTGTGCTGGCCGGGCGCGCGACATTGCGGGCGACCGAAGGCGACATATTCACCGAGGCGGTCGGCGCCTATATGGACGTCATTCGCGACCGCTCCATCGTCGAATTGAACCAGAATCAGGTGCGCGTGCTGGAAACCAACCTCCAGGCATCGCGTGATCGCTTCGAAGTAGGCGACCTGACCCGGACCGACGTGGCGCAATCCGAAGCGCGCCTCGCTCTCGCCCGGAGCAACCTCGAGACGGCCGAGGGACAGTTGACGGCCAGCGAGGAAAATTACCGGCGGGTGATCGGCACAATGCCGGACGATCTTGCGCCGCCCCCGCCGCTACCGCCGCTGCCCATGACGGCCGACCAGGCGGTGGAAACCGCGCTCCAGAACAATTCCGATCTTGTCGCTGTCGCCGCGCAGATTCGCGCCGCTGGCCTTGACGTGCGCGTGGCGCAGGCCGGGCGCCTGCCCACCGTGTCGGCCGTGGCTTCGGGCCGGGCGACCAATTATCTGGGAACCGCCGACGATCAATTTGGCGGCGGCAGCTCGGTCGACAACACCCAGACCGCCACGGGTGCGGGCGTGCAGGCGCGCATCCCACTCTACCAAGGCGGCCTTGTCGGCGCGCGCGTGCGGCAGAGCCAGGCGGTGCAAAGCCGCCTTCTGGAGCAAGGAGTCGAGATCGAACGCGCCGTGGTCGCCCAGACCCGTGCCGCCTTCGCCCGCTACCGGGCCGCGCTCGATACGATCGAATCGAACGAAATCGCCGTGTCGGCCAACAGCCTCGCGCTGGAGGGCACACGCGCCGAACAGACGGTCGGCACGCGCAATGTGCTCGACGTGCTGAATGCGGAGCAGGAATTGCTGAACAGCCAAGTCGCGCTCGTGACGGCGCGCCGGGATGCCTATGTCGCGGGCTTCGCGCTTCTGAACGCAATGGGGCAGGCGGAAATCGAGGATCTCAACCTCGACGGCGGCACGGCGCTCTACGACCCAGTCGCCAATTACGATCGCGTGTCTCGCCGCTGGTCGGACTGGTCGCAGGATGAAACGCCCACGCCGGTCGCCACGCGCACCGTGGTCGGCCCGGTCGATCCCGACGCCTCCACAACGCCCGTGACTCCGCCCGCTCAATAA